The proteins below come from a single Streptomyces sp. M92 genomic window:
- a CDS encoding demethylmenaquinone methyltransferase produces the protein MTRASLNKQPHEVASMFDHVAERYDLTNAVLSLGQDRAWRKAVARAVDARPAQKVLDLAAGTATSSLPFARTGAYVVPCDFSLGMLQVGKERHSWLPFTAGDATRLPFRDDTFDAVTISFGLRNVQDTDAALREMYRVTRPGGRVVICEFSHPTWTPFRTVYTEYLMRALPPVARAVSSNPDAYVYLAESIRAWPDQPALAERLGKAGWSRVAWRNLTGGVVALHRGFKAG, from the coding sequence GTGACCCGCGCTTCCCTGAACAAGCAGCCGCACGAAGTCGCCTCGATGTTCGACCACGTCGCGGAACGGTACGACCTGACGAACGCCGTGCTCTCGCTCGGCCAGGACCGGGCGTGGCGCAAGGCGGTCGCCCGGGCCGTCGACGCCCGCCCCGCGCAGAAGGTCCTGGACCTCGCGGCGGGCACGGCCACCTCCTCCCTGCCCTTCGCCCGCACCGGCGCCTACGTCGTCCCCTGCGACTTCTCCCTCGGCATGCTCCAGGTCGGCAAGGAACGGCACTCCTGGCTGCCGTTCACCGCGGGCGACGCGACCCGGCTGCCGTTCCGGGACGACACCTTCGACGCCGTCACCATCTCCTTCGGGCTGCGCAACGTGCAGGACACCGACGCGGCGCTGCGCGAGATGTACCGGGTGACGCGGCCCGGCGGCCGGGTCGTCATCTGCGAGTTCTCGCACCCCACCTGGACGCCCTTCCGCACCGTCTACACCGAGTACCTGATGCGCGCCCTGCCGCCGGTGGCCCGCGCGGTGTCGTCCAACCCCGACGCGTACGTCTACCTCGCCGAGTCCATCCGCGCCTGGCCCGACCAGCCGGCGCTCGCCGAGCGGCTGGGCAAGGCCGGCTGGTCGAGGGTGGCGTGGCGGAACCTGACGGGCGGCGTGGTGGCGCTGCACCGGGGGTTCAAGGCGGGCTGA
- a CDS encoding PASTA domain-containing protein, which produces MRLAPKKDVRVPRLVGLMAVDACEEARARGLSLHTPDRPDLRLAVVDHVVRQYPLPGAHVPRDSQVYVWFDFGEGEGGGGIREPRVPGPPSGGLRRELTEPGHSGPDAAGGETGGPPCCAVLSLP; this is translated from the coding sequence GTGCGCCTGGCACCCAAGAAGGACGTACGCGTACCGCGCCTGGTCGGCCTGATGGCCGTGGACGCGTGCGAGGAGGCCCGTGCGCGGGGCCTGTCCCTGCACACACCGGACCGGCCCGACCTGCGCCTCGCCGTCGTCGACCACGTCGTACGCCAGTACCCGCTGCCCGGCGCGCACGTGCCGCGGGACTCGCAGGTGTACGTGTGGTTCGACTTCGGGGAGGGCGAGGGCGGCGGAGGCATCCGCGAGCCGCGCGTGCCGGGGCCTCCGTCGGGCGGGCTGCGGCGGGAGCTGACCGAGCCGGGGCACAGCGGGCCGGACGCGGCCGGAGGGGAAACGGGCGGACCGCCGTGCTGCGCGGTCCTCAGCCTGCCTTGA
- a CDS encoding GNAT family N-acetyltransferase — translation MSRLKGCPVNRALPVVRLRVPTDEDAVAWHRIFDDPDVMEFHGGRTAELSVYEELTARQRRHDAEHGFCLWTMVDEADTVIGFTGAQPWPQDWGPKGEIEIGWRLGRAHWGKGYVTAAARQTLERVRAAGVAEVVAMVDARNARSIAVTERLGMRLAEVFTTPASQRQGHCYRLPLPSR, via the coding sequence ATGTCCCGGCTGAAGGGCTGCCCAGTGAACCGAGCTCTGCCCGTTGTACGGTTGCGCGTTCCCACCGACGAGGACGCGGTCGCCTGGCACCGGATATTCGACGATCCGGACGTCATGGAGTTCCACGGCGGGAGGACCGCGGAACTGTCCGTCTACGAGGAGCTCACCGCCCGCCAGCGCCGGCACGACGCGGAGCACGGCTTCTGCCTGTGGACCATGGTGGACGAGGCGGACACGGTCATCGGCTTCACCGGTGCCCAGCCGTGGCCGCAGGACTGGGGCCCCAAGGGTGAGATCGAGATCGGCTGGCGCCTGGGACGGGCCCACTGGGGGAAGGGGTACGTCACTGCGGCGGCCCGGCAGACGCTGGAGCGGGTGCGCGCCGCGGGGGTCGCGGAGGTGGTCGCGATGGTCGACGCCCGCAACGCCCGGTCCATCGCGGTGACGGAGCGGCTGGGCATGCGCCTCGCCGAGGTCTTCACCACCCCGGCCTCGCAACGGCAGGGGCACTGCTACCGGCTCCCGCTGCCCAGCCGGTGA